Proteins encoded in a region of the Lathamus discolor isolate bLatDis1 chromosome Z, bLatDis1.hap1, whole genome shotgun sequence genome:
- the MAF gene encoding transcription factor Maf isoform X1, with translation MASELAMSSSDLPTSPLAMEYVNDFDLMKFEVKKEPVETDRIISQCGRLIAGGSLSSTPMSTPCSSVPPSPSFSAPSPGSGTDQKTHLEDYYWMTGYPQQLNPEALGFSPEDAVEALINSSHHPLPGAFDGYARGQQLAAAAGAGGSVPAEEMGSAAAVVSAVIAAAAAQGGAPHYHHHHHHPHHGGGGGGGGHPHAAAPGSAPPSSASSAAGSGGGGGGGGGGAGGLHHPHHGGGGGGLHFDDRFSDEQLVTMSVRELNRQLRGVSKEEVIRLKQKRRTLKNRGYAQSCRFKRVQQRHVLESEKNQLLQQVEHLKQEISRLVRERDAYKEKYEKLVSNGFRENGSSSDNPSSPEFFMYPRESSTTVM, from the exons ATGGCATCAGAACTGGCAATGAGCAGCTCCGACCTGCCCACCAGTCCCCTGGCCATGGAATATGTTAATGACTTCGATCTGATGAAGTTTGAAGTGAAAAAGGAGCCGGTGGAGACCGATCGCATTATCAGCCAGTGCGGCCGCTTGATCGCCGGGGGATCGCTCTCTTCCACCCCGATGAGCACGCCCTGCAGCTCGGTGCCCCCGTCCCCCAGCTTCTCGGCGCCCAGCCCCGGCTCCGGCACCGACCAGAAGACCCACCTTGAAGACTACTACTGGATGACGGGCTACCCGCAGCAGCTCAACCCGGAGGCACTGGGCTTCAGCCCCGAGGACGCGGTGGAGGCGCTGATCAACAGCAGCCACCACCCGCTGCCCGGCGCCTTCGATGGCTATGCTAGAGGGCAGCAGCTGGCCGCGGCCGCCGGCGCCGGCGGCTCCGTGCCGGCCGAGGAGATGGGCTCGGCGGCCGCCGTGGTGTCGGCGGTGAtcgccgcggcggcggcgcagGGCGGCGCGCcccactaccaccaccaccaccaccacccgcaccacggcggcggcggcggcggcggcgggcacCCCCACGCCGCGGCGCCGGGCAGCGCGCCGCCCTCCTCCGCCTCCTCGGCCGCTGGctccggcggcggcggcggtggcggcggcggcggcgccgggggGCTGCACCACCCGCAccacggcggcggcggcggcggcctcCACTTCGACGACCGCTTCTCCGACGAGCAGCTGGTGACCATGTCGGTGCGGGAGCTGAACCGGCAGCTGCGGGGCGTCAGCAAGGAAGAGGTGATCCGgctgaagcagaagaggaggaCCCTCAAAAACAGGGGCTATGCCCAGTCCTGCCGCTTCAAGAGGGTCCAGCAGCGGCACGTCCTGGAGTCGGAGAAgaaccagctgctgcagcaagtgGAGCACCTAAAGCAGGAGATCTCCAGGCTGGTCCGGGAGAGGGACGCCTACAAGGAAAAGTACGAGAAGCTGGTCAGCAATGGCTTCAGAGAAAACGGATCCAGCAGCGACAACCCTTCCTCTCCAGAGTTTTTCAT GTACCCGAGAGAATCGTCTACAACGGTGATGTGA
- the MAF gene encoding transcription factor Maf isoform X2 has product MASELAMSSSDLPTSPLAMEYVNDFDLMKFEVKKEPVETDRIISQCGRLIAGGSLSSTPMSTPCSSVPPSPSFSAPSPGSGTDQKTHLEDYYWMTGYPQQLNPEALGFSPEDAVEALINSSHHPLPGAFDGYARGQQLAAAAGAGGSVPAEEMGSAAAVVSAVIAAAAAQGGAPHYHHHHHHPHHGGGGGGGGHPHAAAPGSAPPSSASSAAGSGGGGGGGGGGAGGLHHPHHGGGGGGLHFDDRFSDEQLVTMSVRELNRQLRGVSKEEVIRLKQKRRTLKNRGYAQSCRFKRVQQRHVLESEKNQLLQQVEHLKQEISRLVRERDAYKEKYEKLVSNGFRENGSSSDNPSSPEFFMP; this is encoded by the exons ATGGCATCAGAACTGGCAATGAGCAGCTCCGACCTGCCCACCAGTCCCCTGGCCATGGAATATGTTAATGACTTCGATCTGATGAAGTTTGAAGTGAAAAAGGAGCCGGTGGAGACCGATCGCATTATCAGCCAGTGCGGCCGCTTGATCGCCGGGGGATCGCTCTCTTCCACCCCGATGAGCACGCCCTGCAGCTCGGTGCCCCCGTCCCCCAGCTTCTCGGCGCCCAGCCCCGGCTCCGGCACCGACCAGAAGACCCACCTTGAAGACTACTACTGGATGACGGGCTACCCGCAGCAGCTCAACCCGGAGGCACTGGGCTTCAGCCCCGAGGACGCGGTGGAGGCGCTGATCAACAGCAGCCACCACCCGCTGCCCGGCGCCTTCGATGGCTATGCTAGAGGGCAGCAGCTGGCCGCGGCCGCCGGCGCCGGCGGCTCCGTGCCGGCCGAGGAGATGGGCTCGGCGGCCGCCGTGGTGTCGGCGGTGAtcgccgcggcggcggcgcagGGCGGCGCGCcccactaccaccaccaccaccaccacccgcaccacggcggcggcggcggcggcggcgggcacCCCCACGCCGCGGCGCCGGGCAGCGCGCCGCCCTCCTCCGCCTCCTCGGCCGCTGGctccggcggcggcggcggtggcggcggcggcggcgccgggggGCTGCACCACCCGCAccacggcggcggcggcggcggcctcCACTTCGACGACCGCTTCTCCGACGAGCAGCTGGTGACCATGTCGGTGCGGGAGCTGAACCGGCAGCTGCGGGGCGTCAGCAAGGAAGAGGTGATCCGgctgaagcagaagaggaggaCCCTCAAAAACAGGGGCTATGCCCAGTCCTGCCGCTTCAAGAGGGTCCAGCAGCGGCACGTCCTGGAGTCGGAGAAgaaccagctgctgcagcaagtgGAGCACCTAAAGCAGGAGATCTCCAGGCTGGTCCGGGAGAGGGACGCCTACAAGGAAAAGTACGAGAAGCTGGTCAGCAATGGCTTCAGAGAAAACGGATCCAGCAGCGACAACCCTTCCTCTCCAGAGTTTTTCAT gCCTTAG